A segment of the Prosthecobacter sp. genome:
CGCGGCGCATCGGCGGCATGGGTGGCCGGAAGGAACGTGAAGATGACGAGAGCGAGCAGGAGGAGCTTCATGCGCGGTGAAACGCGCATGAGGAGATCAACTTGCAGCCGCTTCTTCCACACTCACACAGGTGCAGATGAGGTGGCGGTCACCATAGACGTTGTCGATGCGTGAAACGGGCGGCCAGTATTTGTCGTCCTGGACCCAGGGCAGCGGGAAGGCGGCGGCTTCGCGGGTGTAGGCGTGAGGCCAGTCACTTTTCATGACGAAGGCGGCGGTGTGCGGAGCCTGCTTGAGCGTGTTGTCGGTGGCGTGATACTGGCTGCTTTCGACTCCGATCATCTCGGCATGGATGCACTGCATCGCATCACAGAAGCGGTCCAGCTCGGCTTTGCTCTCGCTTTCCGTGGGTTCGATCATGAGCGTTCCAGCGACGGGCCAGCTCATCGTGGGCGCGTGATAGCCGAAGTCCATGAGACGCTTCGCCACATCTTCCACGGTGACTTTGTGGAAATGACTGAAGTCGAGGATGCACTCGTGCGCGACGAGGCCATTCGTGCCTTTGTAGAGCGTGGGGAAGTTCGCCTCGAGCTTCTTGGCGACGTAGTTGGCGTTCAGGATGGCGACCTTCGTCGCCTCGGTGAGGCGCGGCCCCATCATGGCGACATACATCCACGAAATCGTGCAGATGCTGGCGCTGCCCCACGGAGCGGAGCACACGGCGCCTTCGCGGCGGCCTTCCGCCCATGTGTGATGCCCTGGCAGATGCGGGCGAAGGTGAGCCACCACAGCAATGGGCCCGACGCCCGGTCCGCCGCCGCCATGCGGAATGCAGAAGGTTTTGTGCAAATTGAGATGGCAGACATCCGCGCCAATACGCCCGGGCGAGGTCAGCCCGACCTGCGCGTTCATGTTCGCCCCGTCCATATAAACCTGGCCGCCGTAATCATGCACGAGGCGGCAGATTTCGACGATGGACTCCTCGAACACGCCGTGTGTCGAAGGATAGGTGACCATCAACGCAGCCACCTTGTCTTTGTTGGCCTCCAGCTTCGCTTTGAGATCACCCAGAGCGACGTTGCCATGGTCATCGCACAAGACAGGCACCACTTTGAAGCCGCACATCACGGCACTGGCGGGATTCGTGCCGTGCGCGGAGGTTGGGATGAGGCAGACATCGCGATGATCCTCGCCGCGCGAGGCGTGGAAGCGTTTGATTGCGAGAAGACCCGCGTATTCGCCCTGCGAACCCGCGTTTGGCTGAAGCGAGACGGCATCGAAGCCGGTGCATTCGGCCAGCCATGCCTCCAGATCGCCAGACATCGTGCGATAGCCCTCGGACTGGTCGTGCGGGCAGAAGGGATGCAACCCGTTCACCTCCGGCCAGCTCAGCGGCATCATCTCCGCAGCGGCGTTGAGTTTCATCGTGCATGAACCGAGCGGGATCATGCTGCGATTGAGCGCGATGTCTTTGGACTCCAGACGATGCAGGTAACGCATCATCTCCGTTTCGGAGTGATACGAGTTGAACACCGGATGCGTCAGGTAGGCGGAACTGCGGTGATGCAGAGCGGAGCAATGCAGAGGACGTTCGTCATCGAGCGCTGGAGGCTGCTGCGGCTTGGAAATGCCGAAGGCTGTGAGCAGGTTGAGCAGTTCTTCCGCACGCACGCATTCGTCGAGCGCCACACCGACGATGGTGTCGTTGATCTTGCGCAGGTTGATGCCGAAAAGGAGGGCACGCTTGAGCACGTCGTCGGCATTGCGCACTCGCACGCTGATGGTGTCGAAAAAATCGTCGCTGAGCACGTCGAGGCCCGCGTGCAGGAGTTCTCCCGCGAGCCATGCCGCGGCGCCATGCACGCGCTGGGCGATGGTCTTGAGACCCTGCGGGCCGTGATACACCGCATACATCGACGCCATGACCGCGAGCAAGACCTGAGCCGTGCAGATGTTGCTGGTGGCCTTTTCACGGCGGATGTGCTGCTCACGCGTTTGCAGTGAAAGGCGATAGGCGGGCTTCCCTGACGCATCCTTCGAGACACCGATCAATCTGCCCGGCAGGCGGCGCTTCAGCGCATCTTTGACGGCCATGAACGCCGCGTGCGGACCGCCAAAACCGAGCGGCACGCCGAAACGCTGGCTGTTGCCGACGCAGATGTCCGCACCGAATTCACCCGGCGGGCGCAGCACGGTGAGCGCGAGCAAATCGGCGCTGACAACGAGCAAAGCGCCCGCCTCATGCACCTCGGTGGCAAGCTCTGAGTAATCATGGATGACCCCCTGGGTGTCGGGATACTGCACCAGCACGGCAGCGAGCCCCTTGGTGCCGTCGTGCTTCCATTGGAGCACGTCACCGACTTCCACTCGGATGCCATGCGCATCCATGCGCGTGCGCACGACTTCGATGGAATGAGGGTGGCATTTGTCCGAGACAAACACGCGGGATGAGCCGGCGACTTGAGCCACGGCAAGGCCCAGCGCCTCGGCGCAGGCGGTGCCTTCATCAAGCAGCGATGCGTTCGCGACATCCAGCGCGGTCAGATCGCGGATCATCGTCTGGAAATTGATCAGCGCCTCCAGCCGGCCTTGCGCAATCTCGGCCTGGTAGGGCGTGTAGGCCGTGTACCAGCCGGGATTTTCGAGGATGTTCCGCTGAATGACCGGCGGCGTGAAGGTGTCGTGATAACCGAGGCCAATAAACGAGCGCAGCACCTTGTTCCGGCTCATGATCTGACGCATGCGGCGCAACGCCTTTTCCTCGCTCAACGGCGGCGGCAGATTCAGCTTCTCACGGACGCGGATGCCTTCCGGCACCACTTTGTCGATGAGATCGTCGAGTGTTTTGAAACCGAGCGTTTGCAGCATGCTCTCAGCCTCGGCGGCTGAGGGACCAATATGACGGCGGGAGAAGTTCGTGGGCATTCGAAGGCAGGGCTTTTTCGGAAGCCCGGAAACTAACAAGCCGGAGGCCGGTGTCACTTGCCAAACAACGCCCAAAACTTTTTCTCCGAGGCTTTTTGCTTGCCCTTGGCTTCACGCAAAAAGGGAGCCAGCGCTGCCAGGTTCATGATCCAGTGGTTCAGCCAGTTCAGCGGCCAGCGCAGCGGACGGGCGAAATCAACGAACAGCACGACGCGGTAGCCGTCGGTGTCATTCCAGACCTCGTGATTGTAGGTGTCGTCAAAAATCACCGCCTTGCCCTCCTGCCAGGCATAAACTTGGTCGGCGATGCGAATGCGGCACTCATGACGAGGTTCCGGCACCATCAGGCCGAGGTGCAAGCGTAAAACACCCGCCCACGGACCGCGATGATGCGGGATGTGCTTCCGGGGCGACAGGATCGAGAAGAAGCCAGTCGTGCAGCCGGGAATCATGCCCAGCACCTTCATCGTCTCCGGGCAGTTGCGGGCGTTTTGCTCGCAGTCCATGCCAATCCCCTTCAGGAAGAAAGTCTTCCACTGGTCATCGCCCTGGATCATGCCGACTTCTTTGACAATGTCCTGGAAGCTCGGCATCGCGTCGCGGTATTGCATCACCGCATCGAGTTCCGCGCGCACCTTGGTCCAGTCGGCCTCGATCTGCGTCACCCACGGAAACTGCCGGGAGTCATAGATCGGCGGATCGCCATGGAGCGAACAGTGCGCGATGACGGTCTCGACGATGTCTTGCAGCCAGTTGGTGATCCGCTCCAGCAGGCCCCTGGCCGGAAAGGTGCGATGGCGACGGTGGTAGGCATCGATCGGCTTGAGTTCAAAACCGACGGGAACAGCAGCGACAGGAAATGAAGCTTCGGGTGGCATGGCTCAGATGTCCGTCATGAGTAACGAATCCGTCACCCAATGCAGCCAAAAATTGTATGCCGATTTTGCGAGCGGGCTTCTCCCAGCTTGCAGGCAGAAGCGTGCTTAGCCGATGTGCTTGCGATACGCCTCGGCGTTCATCAAAGCATCTGCCTCGGCAGAGTTCGAGGGCTTGATCTTGAAGATCCAGCCGCCGAGGTAAGGGTCGCGATTGAGGAGGCCGGGATCGTTGCTGAGCGTCTCGTTGACCGCCACGATTTCGCCCGAAACCGGAGCATAAATGTCACTGGCAGCCTTCACGGACTCAATCACACAGACCTGCTGGCCGGCGCTGACCTGGGTGCCCAGTTTCGGCGGATCAACGAAGACCACATCGGTCAGTTCGGCCTGCGCGTGATCGGTGATGCCGACAGGAGCCGGATCTTGCATGGGGTCGATCCATTCGTGGGAGTCGCGGTAGCGGAGGTTGTCAGGGACGTTGCTCATGAGGATGTCAGTTGAGAATTAAAGAGAAGGCTTGCGGTAAAACGGCTTTTTCACCACCTCGGCAGGAAAGCGGCGGCCACGGATTTCGATTTCGAGGGTGGTGCCGATCGCCGCAGCATTCAAAGGCACATAAGCCATGCCGATTCCGGCTGAGAGACTGGGCGATTGCGTGCCGCTGCACACTTCGCCGACGATCTGACCGGCATGCGCCACGGGGTAATGCGGACGCGGCGGCGGCGCGACACCGGTCATGCGGAAGGCGGCGAGTTTGTCTGGCAATCCGGCGGCTTTTTGAGCCACCAAGGCTTCACGGCCCGTGAAATCGCCCTTGTCGAGATCGACGAAGAACCCAAGCCCGGCCTGCAACGGCGTGCGATCTTCGGAGAGATCGTTGCCATTGAGAGGATAGCCCATTTCAAGACGCAGGGTGTCGCGTGCGCCGAGTCCGCAAGGCACGCCGCCTGCGGCTTTCACAGCATCCACGATTTTGCGGAACCACGTTTCGGCAATTTCGGCGGGCATGAAAAACTCAAATCCCTCCTCGCCCGTGTAGCCGGTGCCGCACAGCCACATCGGACCGTTGTCGGTCATCGTGACGAGAATCGTGTTGTGCTCAGGAAACGAACCGGCACTGCCAAAAACCGCAGCCGCCACCTCGCGGGCTTTCGGTCCCTGGATGGCCAGACCGGCGGTGAAGTCACTCGCGTTGGCCATCATCACATCATCATCCTTTGTGAGCTGGGATTCGAGGTGCTCCCAGTCCGCGTCGATGCGCGAGGCATTCACCACGAGGAAAAACTCGCGCTCGCTGGTGCGGTAGGCGATCAGATCGTCGATCACACCGCCCTTTTTGTTGAGGAGCAGTGTGTACTGGCCCTGGCCTGGTTGGAGTGAGTTGATGTTGTTGGTCAGTACCCGGTTCAGGAAGGCTTCCGCGCCTTTCCCGCTCACGATGAACTGGCCCATATGCGAGATGTCGAACACGCCGACGCTCTGCCGCACGACCTTGTGCTCTTCGACGATGCCTGTGTATTGAACCGGCATGTCCCAGCCGGCAAAGGGCACCATGCGCGCGCCCATTTCGACATGCACGGCGTGCAATGGGGTGCGGCGGAGCGGGGCGGGGTCGGACATCGTCCGCGCATGGTGTGAAGCGCCGCCGGTTTGTCAATCTGCGCGGCATTTTGAGCAAAGAACAACATGGCAATGTCGTTTGCCTCGCCCCGCAAACACTCCATACTCCGCCCGCCAAAACCCCACCATGGCAGCACCCTTCCTCACCCAGGATTTCCACATCCGCTGGTCCACGCTGACCCCCGAACACATCGAAGCCGACATCCGCGCCGCCTTGGAAAAGGCCCAGGCGAATCTTGACGCGCTCATCGATCAGGACCGCGGCAAGATGAAATTCGACACCGTCGTGCTCGGCCTCGACGAAACCACC
Coding sequences within it:
- the gcvP gene encoding aminomethyl-transferring glycine dehydrogenase, producing MPTNFSRRHIGPSAAEAESMLQTLGFKTLDDLIDKVVPEGIRVREKLNLPPPLSEEKALRRMRQIMSRNKVLRSFIGLGYHDTFTPPVIQRNILENPGWYTAYTPYQAEIAQGRLEALINFQTMIRDLTALDVANASLLDEGTACAEALGLAVAQVAGSSRVFVSDKCHPHSIEVVRTRMDAHGIRVEVGDVLQWKHDGTKGLAAVLVQYPDTQGVIHDYSELATEVHEAGALLVVSADLLALTVLRPPGEFGADICVGNSQRFGVPLGFGGPHAAFMAVKDALKRRLPGRLIGVSKDASGKPAYRLSLQTREQHIRREKATSNICTAQVLLAVMASMYAVYHGPQGLKTIAQRVHGAAAWLAGELLHAGLDVLSDDFFDTISVRVRNADDVLKRALLFGINLRKINDTIVGVALDECVRAEELLNLLTAFGISKPQQPPALDDERPLHCSALHHRSSAYLTHPVFNSYHSETEMMRYLHRLESKDIALNRSMIPLGSCTMKLNAAAEMMPLSWPEVNGLHPFCPHDQSEGYRTMSGDLEAWLAECTGFDAVSLQPNAGSQGEYAGLLAIKRFHASRGEDHRDVCLIPTSAHGTNPASAVMCGFKVVPVLCDDHGNVALGDLKAKLEANKDKVAALMVTYPSTHGVFEESIVEICRLVHDYGGQVYMDGANMNAQVGLTSPGRIGADVCHLNLHKTFCIPHGGGGPGVGPIAVVAHLRPHLPGHHTWAEGRREGAVCSAPWGSASICTISWMYVAMMGPRLTEATKVAILNANYVAKKLEANFPTLYKGTNGLVAHECILDFSHFHKVTVEDVAKRLMDFGYHAPTMSWPVAGTLMIEPTESESKAELDRFCDAMQCIHAEMIGVESSQYHATDNTLKQAPHTAAFVMKSDWPHAYTREAAAFPLPWVQDDKYWPPVSRIDNVYGDRHLICTCVSVEEAAAS
- a CDS encoding aspartyl/asparaginyl beta-hydroxylase domain-containing protein, encoding MPPEASFPVAAVPVGFELKPIDAYHRRHRTFPARGLLERITNWLQDIVETVIAHCSLHGDPPIYDSRQFPWVTQIEADWTKVRAELDAVMQYRDAMPSFQDIVKEVGMIQGDDQWKTFFLKGIGMDCEQNARNCPETMKVLGMIPGCTTGFFSILSPRKHIPHHRGPWAGVLRLHLGLMVPEPRHECRIRIADQVYAWQEGKAVIFDDTYNHEVWNDTDGYRVVLFVDFARPLRWPLNWLNHWIMNLAALAPFLREAKGKQKASEKKFWALFGK
- the gcvH gene encoding glycine cleavage system protein GcvH, with product MSNVPDNLRYRDSHEWIDPMQDPAPVGITDHAQAELTDVVFVDPPKLGTQVSAGQQVCVIESVKAASDIYAPVSGEIVAVNETLSNDPGLLNRDPYLGGWIFKIKPSNSAEADALMNAEAYRKHIG
- the gcvT gene encoding glycine cleavage system aminomethyltransferase GcvT; translated protein: MSDPAPLRRTPLHAVHVEMGARMVPFAGWDMPVQYTGIVEEHKVVRQSVGVFDISHMGQFIVSGKGAEAFLNRVLTNNINSLQPGQGQYTLLLNKKGGVIDDLIAYRTSEREFFLVVNASRIDADWEHLESQLTKDDDVMMANASDFTAGLAIQGPKAREVAAAVFGSAGSFPEHNTILVTMTDNGPMWLCGTGYTGEEGFEFFMPAEIAETWFRKIVDAVKAAGGVPCGLGARDTLRLEMGYPLNGNDLSEDRTPLQAGLGFFVDLDKGDFTGREALVAQKAAGLPDKLAAFRMTGVAPPPRPHYPVAHAGQIVGEVCSGTQSPSLSAGIGMAYVPLNAAAIGTTLEIEIRGRRFPAEVVKKPFYRKPSL